In Paenibacillus sp. FSL R7-0345, a single window of DNA contains:
- a CDS encoding ABC transporter ATP-binding protein — protein MLKLLKNLEPKEWALFAISVLFIVAQVWLDLELPDYMSDITRLIQTPGSEMSEIAATGAWMLLCALGSLATSIIVAGIAAKIAANFSARVRSRLFNKVQSFSMEEINSFSTASLITRSTNDITQVQMLIVIGLQLLIKAPLLAVWAILKITGKSWEWSLATGAAVGVLIVIVGICVVLVMPKFQKLQVLTDNLNRVARENLTGLRVIRAYNAEKYQEEKFGAANNELTRTNLFANNVLSAMMPSITLIMSGLSLAIYWIGAVMIQSADAGAKMGLFSDMIVFSSYAMQVVMAFMMLIIIFILLPRAHVSAKRINEVLDTKPSLTDGSLTASPSRHAGEVEFRNVSFKYPDAEDYVLKDISFTAKKGETVAFIGSTGCGKSTVVNLIPRFYDATSGEILVGGVNVNQYEQSALRNKMGYVSQKAVLFGGTVTSNIAFGDNGRDLNSDVVDAVYTSQAADFVEKMDGSYDAHIAQGGTNLSGGQKQRLSIARAIARRPEILIFDDSFSALDYKTDRKLRSELKKESRGTTMLIVAQRIGTIKDADNIIVLEAGQIAGMGTHDELMESCSIYQEIAYSQLSKEELA, from the coding sequence ATGCTTAAACTGCTGAAAAATCTTGAGCCGAAGGAATGGGCTTTGTTCGCAATCAGCGTCCTGTTCATCGTCGCTCAGGTCTGGCTCGATCTGGAGCTGCCCGATTATATGAGCGATATTACCCGGCTGATTCAGACACCCGGAAGTGAGATGTCCGAGATCGCCGCGACAGGCGCCTGGATGCTGCTCTGTGCGCTGGGAAGTCTGGCCACCTCGATTATTGTAGCCGGGATCGCGGCAAAAATTGCTGCTAACTTCTCTGCCAGAGTCCGCTCCAGACTGTTCAACAAGGTGCAATCCTTCTCAATGGAGGAGATCAACAGCTTTTCAACCGCCAGTCTGATTACCCGTTCAACCAATGACATTACCCAGGTACAGATGCTGATCGTCATCGGCCTGCAGCTGTTGATCAAGGCTCCGCTGCTTGCCGTATGGGCGATTCTCAAGATCACCGGCAAGAGCTGGGAGTGGTCGCTGGCCACAGGCGCTGCCGTCGGAGTCCTGATCGTCATTGTCGGTATTTGTGTAGTGCTGGTAATGCCTAAATTCCAGAAGCTGCAGGTGCTGACAGACAATCTGAACCGGGTAGCCCGGGAGAATCTAACAGGACTGCGCGTCATCCGCGCATATAATGCAGAGAAGTATCAAGAGGAGAAATTCGGTGCCGCCAACAATGAGCTGACCCGGACTAACCTGTTCGCTAACAATGTATTATCGGCGATGATGCCGAGTATTACGCTGATCATGAGCGGCCTGAGCCTGGCGATTTACTGGATCGGCGCGGTCATGATTCAATCTGCCGATGCCGGCGCCAAAATGGGTCTCTTCTCAGACATGATTGTCTTCTCTTCCTATGCCATGCAGGTCGTTATGGCCTTTATGATGCTGATCATCATCTTTATTCTGCTGCCGCGGGCCCATGTCTCCGCCAAGCGGATTAACGAGGTGCTGGATACTAAGCCTAGCCTGACTGACGGTTCGCTCACCGCCTCCCCTTCCAGGCATGCAGGTGAAGTGGAATTCCGGAATGTCAGCTTTAAATACCCGGATGCCGAAGATTATGTGCTGAAGGACATCAGCTTTACAGCTAAAAAAGGCGAGACGGTAGCATTCATCGGTTCTACAGGCTGTGGAAAAAGCACCGTTGTTAACCTGATCCCCCGCTTCTATGATGCTACCTCCGGTGAAATACTTGTCGGCGGCGTTAATGTAAATCAATATGAGCAAAGTGCTCTGCGCAACAAGATGGGCTATGTCTCACAAAAAGCAGTCCTGTTCGGCGGTACGGTTACCTCCAATATCGCCTTCGGTGATAACGGCCGTGACCTGAATTCAGATGTGGTTGATGCCGTCTATACTTCACAGGCAGCTGATTTCGTCGAGAAAATGGACGGCAGCTACGATGCCCATATCGCCCAGGGCGGAACCAATCTTTCCGGCGGACAAAAGCAGCGTCTGTCCATTGCCCGGGCCATCGCCCGCCGTCCGGAAATTCTGATCTTCGACGACTCCTTCTCGGCGCTGGATTACAAGACAGACCGCAAGCTGCGCAGCGAGCTGAAGAAGGAATCCCGCGGCACAACGATGCTGATTGTGGCACAGCGCATTGGTACGATCAAGGATGCAGACAACATTATCGTCCTGGAAGCCGGACAAATCGCCGGTATGGGGACGCATGATGAACTGATGGAATCCTGCAGCATTTATCAGGAAATCGCCTATTCACAGCTGTCGAAGGAGGAGCTTGCCTAA
- the cls gene encoding cardiolipin synthase, with amino-acid sequence MDWSSIFTLIVSIITILNIILAGVVVFIERRDIGSTWAWLMVLFFIPVGGFIFYVFFGRQLKKRNFYELSAEERIYLQSAIDEQVMTVDYQGGLTAKYADLLKMNLRSSNALITSDNEIEIFDDGEAKFNAMFEDIRNATKEINVQYYIIQPDALGRRLRDELTAKAKAGVKVRLLYDEIGSRQTSRAFFKELIEHGGKVEVFFPSLFRLINLRINNRNHRKLCIIDGEIAYIGGFNVGDEYLGLDKKMGYWRDTHFRMKGSAVNQILGRFLLDWNKAAPRGESESEHLPLPQEKHTGSSVVQIISSGPNSQTEHLKNMYLKLIASAKKSVYIQTPYFIPDASFMDACKIALLSGVDVRIMIPNKPDHMFVYPATLSHAGELLPYGVKILQYEKGFMHAKTIVVDQEIASVGTTNIDTRSFRLNFEVNALVCDEEIAGDLHELFLKDSMSCTELTLERYEARPKLLKFKEAVARLLSPIL; translated from the coding sequence ATGGACTGGAGCAGTATTTTCACTCTAATTGTATCCATCATCACCATACTAAATATTATATTGGCCGGGGTTGTAGTCTTCATTGAGCGCAGGGATATCGGGTCTACCTGGGCCTGGCTGATGGTTCTGTTTTTCATTCCGGTAGGAGGCTTTATCTTCTATGTCTTTTTCGGAAGACAGCTCAAGAAACGGAACTTCTACGAGCTTAGCGCAGAAGAACGGATCTACCTGCAGTCTGCCATTGATGAGCAGGTGATGACCGTTGATTATCAGGGAGGGCTTACAGCCAAATATGCGGATCTGCTCAAAATGAATCTGCGCTCCTCCAACGCGCTGATAACCTCCGACAATGAAATCGAGATTTTCGATGACGGCGAAGCCAAATTCAACGCGATGTTCGAGGATATCCGTAATGCAACCAAGGAAATCAACGTGCAGTACTACATCATTCAGCCGGATGCGCTGGGCCGCAGGCTGCGGGACGAGCTGACCGCCAAAGCCAAGGCAGGAGTTAAGGTCAGGCTGCTGTATGATGAGATCGGCTCTCGGCAGACCTCAAGAGCTTTTTTCAAGGAGCTGATCGAGCATGGAGGTAAGGTAGAGGTATTCTTCCCGTCCCTGTTCCGGCTGATTAATCTGCGGATCAACAACCGTAACCACCGCAAGCTTTGTATCATTGACGGAGAAATCGCTTATATCGGCGGTTTTAACGTCGGTGATGAATACCTCGGTCTGGATAAGAAAATGGGCTATTGGCGCGATACGCATTTCCGGATGAAGGGCAGCGCCGTCAATCAGATTCTTGGCCGGTTCCTTCTTGACTGGAACAAGGCTGCACCCCGGGGGGAGTCGGAATCTGAACATCTGCCGCTCCCGCAGGAGAAGCATACGGGCAGCAGTGTCGTGCAGATTATCTCCAGCGGACCCAATTCACAGACAGAGCATCTCAAGAACATGTATCTCAAGCTGATCGCCTCAGCCAAAAAGAGCGTGTATATTCAGACTCCCTATTTCATCCCGGATGCCAGCTTTATGGATGCCTGCAAAATTGCGCTCCTCTCCGGGGTAGATGTACGGATTATGATTCCGAACAAACCGGACCACATGTTTGTCTATCCGGCTACGCTGTCACATGCAGGTGAATTGCTGCCGTACGGGGTCAAAATCCTGCAGTACGAAAAGGGATTTATGCACGCCAAAACGATTGTCGTAGACCAGGAGATCGCCTCGGTCGGCACGACGAATATCGATACACGCAGCTTCCGCCTGAATTTCGAGGTAAATGCGCTTGTCTGCGATGAAGAGATCGCCGGCGATCTCCACGAGCTGTTCCTGAAGGACAGCATGTCCTGCACAGAGCTGACACTGGAACGGTATGAAGCCCGGCCGAAGCTGCTTAAGTTCAAAGAAGCTGTAGCCAGATTACTGTCACCGATTCTGTAG
- a CDS encoding type III polyketide synthase, with translation MTQLNSNTGAAILGMGTALPLYSIAQADVAELIASSLQDKPELARFARRIFKSCGVENRYTCDDSYLGTADTCRYLPSGDGAEIPTTEERMKKYQQEAPPLALEAAKRSLQDAGQEPGEITHVITVSCTGQYLPGLDVMLIKELGLSPRVNRLPLIFQGCAAGLKAIQMARDVVLGAPGSRVLVVCVELCTLHFQPVKEREALFAASFFGDASAACVIGEPEARHTHCLSLGKGYQVLLPDSAEDMTWEVGNTGFDLYLSPRIPKLLGTHLESELGLLLGDSPLPELWAIHPGGRGIVDSVQEVMRLSDEQTRYSREILRTAGNLSSATILFVLESMRRDMQARNEKAKEGVAMAFGPGLTAELMSFTYVPAYSPSYQEAGHAVF, from the coding sequence ATGACACAACTGAACAGTAATACAGGAGCAGCGATTCTCGGAATGGGTACAGCTCTCCCGCTGTATTCAATTGCACAGGCAGATGTAGCTGAGCTGATCGCCTCATCGCTGCAGGATAAGCCGGAGCTGGCCCGTTTTGCCAGGAGAATCTTCAAATCCTGCGGAGTCGAGAACCGCTACACCTGCGATGACAGTTATCTGGGGACAGCGGATACCTGCCGCTATCTGCCTTCCGGAGACGGGGCGGAAATTCCTACAACAGAAGAGCGGATGAAGAAATATCAGCAGGAAGCCCCTCCGCTGGCACTGGAAGCAGCCAAACGGTCTCTGCAGGATGCAGGGCAGGAGCCCGGCGAAATTACCCACGTTATTACTGTCAGCTGTACCGGCCAATATCTGCCGGGACTGGATGTCATGCTGATTAAAGAGCTGGGCTTGTCTCCGCGTGTGAACCGGCTTCCGTTAATATTCCAGGGCTGCGCGGCCGGACTTAAAGCGATTCAGATGGCCCGTGATGTCGTTCTCGGGGCTCCCGGCTCCCGCGTGCTTGTTGTCTGTGTTGAGCTGTGTACGCTGCATTTTCAGCCGGTGAAGGAACGGGAAGCCTTGTTTGCAGCGTCTTTCTTTGGTGATGCTTCTGCCGCCTGCGTGATCGGTGAACCGGAGGCAAGGCATACACACTGCCTCAGTCTGGGTAAGGGCTATCAGGTGCTGCTACCGGATTCCGCTGAGGATATGACCTGGGAAGTAGGCAATACCGGCTTCGATCTGTATTTATCCCCGCGGATTCCCAAGCTGCTCGGAACCCACCTGGAGTCAGAGCTCGGACTGCTGCTCGGAGACAGTCCGCTTCCGGAGCTGTGGGCGATACATCCGGGTGGACGCGGCATTGTCGATTCCGTACAGGAGGTTATGAGACTAAGTGATGAGCAGACAAGGTACAGCCGGGAAATCTTAAGAACAGCCGGTAATCTGTCCTCCGCCACCATTCTGTTTGTGCTTGAGTCCATGCGCCGGGACATGCAGGCCCGTAATGAAAAAGCGAAGGAAGGAGTCGCGATGGCCTTCGGACCGGGCCTGACCGCTGAGCTGATGTCCTTCACTTATGTTCCGGCTTACTCACCGTCCTATCAGGAGGCCGGCCATGCCGTTTTTTAG
- a CDS encoding response regulator transcription factor, which translates to MISILVVEDDRHVRRLLEAVLKREGYNVHTAEDGHKALDVLELQHIDLIILDIMMPNMDGYEFAAEVRAANSQIPILMATAKHLPEDKKKGFRLGTDDYMTKPVDTEEMLLRIQALLRRSQIATARRLTVGKVVLDYEALTVTREDERQTLPQKEFYLLYKLLSYPDRIFTRIQLMDEIWGMDNESADTTVNVHINRLRKRFEAYPEFELISVRGLGYKAVKKV; encoded by the coding sequence ATGATCAGTATTCTAGTTGTGGAAGATGACAGGCATGTCAGAAGACTGCTTGAAGCTGTGTTAAAGCGTGAAGGATATAACGTCCATACGGCGGAGGATGGCCATAAAGCACTGGATGTGCTGGAGCTGCAGCATATTGATCTGATTATTCTGGATATTATGATGCCCAATATGGACGGTTATGAGTTTGCCGCAGAGGTCCGGGCTGCGAACAGCCAGATTCCGATCCTCATGGCGACCGCCAAGCATCTGCCGGAGGACAAGAAGAAGGGCTTCCGGCTGGGGACCGATGATTATATGACCAAGCCGGTCGATACGGAGGAGATGCTGCTGCGGATTCAGGCGCTGCTGCGCCGTTCGCAGATTGCCACAGCCCGCCGTTTGACGGTCGGCAAGGTTGTGCTGGATTACGAAGCACTCACAGTGACCCGTGAGGATGAACGGCAGACCCTGCCGCAAAAGGAATTTTATCTGCTCTACAAGCTGCTGTCCTACCCTGACCGGATCTTTACACGCATCCAGCTGATGGATGAAATCTGGGGTATGGATAATGAGAGTGCTGATACCACAGTAAATGTGCATATTAACCGGCTGCGGAAGCGTTTTGAAGCCTATCCCGAGTTTGAGCTAATCTCCGTGCGCGGTCTAGGATACAAGGCGGTGAAGAAGGTTTGA
- a CDS encoding MFS transporter, whose product MSSLSKSAKFPLFILMLNLFIALLGQGMVIPILPEYLKQFNAAGAAAGYLIAAFGAAQFIFSPVGGQLSDRLGRKPMLIAGLLLTVVSDLMFAVGDTLSILYIARFIGGIGVGIMVPANMAYVADITTADTRAKGMGYLGAAMNLGMVLGPGLGGLIAELGIRVPYFFAGGLGFIAMLLCFFMPETLPQEMRNAAMERGRREPVTSMIRNSFRTSYFQYLLLILIITFGLMNYETVYALFVEQKYGYDAAQISVLITVGAVIGIIVQVWLLDRFIKKLGEMKLIRLSLVVTAAALLFMLFTVNLGYLLVVSGLFFAFNAFMRPTLSTIIANSAGDRQGYAAGLSTTYTSIGSILGPVIAGQLFDWHIHMPYILGAGILASALFLTIHAPNNRQERTAAHD is encoded by the coding sequence ATGAGCAGCTTATCCAAGTCTGCCAAATTTCCGTTATTCATCTTAATGCTGAATCTGTTTATCGCTTTGCTGGGTCAGGGTATGGTTATTCCCATCCTTCCTGAATATTTGAAGCAATTTAATGCAGCCGGGGCAGCGGCCGGATATCTTATCGCCGCTTTCGGGGCGGCGCAGTTTATTTTCTCGCCTGTCGGCGGGCAGCTCTCCGACCGTCTGGGCCGGAAGCCGATGCTGATCGCCGGACTGCTGCTGACTGTCGTATCCGATCTTATGTTTGCTGTCGGAGATACCCTTTCAATTCTGTACATAGCCCGGTTTATCGGCGGTATCGGCGTCGGAATCATGGTTCCGGCCAATATGGCGTACGTTGCTGATATTACTACTGCGGATACACGTGCCAAGGGCATGGGTTATCTGGGGGCAGCGATGAATCTGGGAATGGTGCTGGGTCCCGGATTAGGCGGACTGATCGCAGAGCTGGGTATCCGGGTCCCCTATTTTTTTGCCGGCGGTTTGGGATTTATCGCAATGCTGCTATGCTTCTTTATGCCTGAAACACTGCCGCAAGAGATGCGTAACGCAGCTATGGAGCGGGGCCGGCGTGAGCCGGTCACCAGTATGATCCGCAATTCCTTCCGCACCTCCTATTTCCAGTACCTGCTGCTTATCTTAATCATTACCTTTGGCCTGATGAATTATGAAACGGTGTACGCCCTGTTTGTAGAACAGAAATACGGCTATGATGCAGCGCAGATCTCAGTGCTGATTACAGTTGGTGCGGTGATCGGGATTATAGTACAGGTATGGCTGCTTGACCGTTTCATTAAAAAGCTCGGTGAAATGAAGCTGATCCGCCTCTCGCTGGTCGTAACCGCTGCCGCCCTCCTGTTCATGCTGTTCACCGTAAATCTCGGATATCTGCTGGTAGTGTCGGGGCTGTTCTTTGCCTTTAATGCTTTTATGCGGCCTACCCTGAGTACAATTATCGCCAATTCCGCCGGTGACCGTCAGGGATATGCAGCCGGCTTGAGCACAACCTACACGAGTATAGGAAGCATTCTCGGGCCGGTTATTGCGGGCCAGCTGTTTGACTGGCATATCCATATGCCTTACATTTTAGGGGCAGGCATTCTTGCCTCTGCACTTTTCTTAACCATTCATGCTCCGAATAATAGACAGGAACGGACGGCTGCCCATGACTGA
- a CDS encoding glycosyltransferase family 4 protein, which yields MKILFTFYNPSGGMETLNRIRCEALAVQGIECHLLYTHPGEGQKNIRNIPVHLIRSDEALKSLLADHTFDLIVVCTDIELAVRIRQHGYTGLLVFELQGLGQIDEARAVVADFAGRIRLYTDALLYPETAHLRQLLREYLPDMPHYCFDDPVGLANFQYVAYPARKFPVLAWVGRLQANKNWKEFLQIGLQLLKYQPQLYLWMFQDDTLFDPEERAAFEQFVAEKGLASRLILYSNVPHEHMADYMSIIGDSGGLLCSTSILEGFGYAVAEAMLCRCPVLSSDSDGIRRMIIHNQTGKIYRVGQISEAVTAAASLMFDLPMRASIRRKGEQHIRRNLYPELYVSRFLQMHKSLAAKARQRQN from the coding sequence ATGAAAATATTATTTACGTTTTACAATCCAAGCGGGGGGATGGAGACGTTAAACCGGATCCGTTGCGAAGCTTTAGCTGTACAGGGGATTGAGTGCCATCTGCTGTACACCCATCCGGGAGAAGGGCAGAAGAATATCCGGAACATTCCTGTCCACCTCATCCGCAGTGACGAAGCGCTTAAGAGTCTGCTTGCTGACCATACTTTTGATCTGATTGTAGTCTGCACTGATATTGAGCTGGCTGTAAGAATCCGTCAGCATGGCTATACCGGCCTGCTCGTTTTTGAACTCCAGGGGCTTGGACAGATCGATGAAGCCAGGGCAGTCGTTGCGGACTTCGCGGGCAGAATCAGGTTATATACCGATGCCCTGCTGTATCCGGAGACTGCGCATTTGCGCCAGCTGCTCCGGGAGTATCTGCCTGATATGCCGCATTACTGCTTCGATGATCCTGTCGGGCTTGCTAACTTTCAGTACGTAGCTTATCCTGCAAGAAAGTTCCCGGTACTTGCCTGGGTAGGAAGGCTGCAGGCCAACAAGAACTGGAAAGAGTTTCTGCAGATCGGACTACAGCTGCTGAAATATCAGCCCCAGTTGTATTTGTGGATGTTTCAGGATGATACGCTGTTTGACCCTGAGGAGAGAGCGGCCTTTGAGCAATTTGTTGCTGAGAAGGGTCTCGCCTCCAGACTGATCCTGTATTCCAATGTGCCGCATGAGCATATGGCGGATTACATGAGCATTATCGGAGATTCCGGGGGACTGCTATGCTCAACCTCAATCCTTGAGGGCTTCGGATACGCAGTTGCAGAAGCGATGCTGTGCCGCTGTCCGGTGCTGTCCAGTGACTCCGACGGGATCCGCCGGATGATTATCCATAATCAGACCGGAAAAATCTACCGGGTAGGCCAGATCTCCGAGGCTGTAACAGCCGCAGCCTCCCTGATGTTTGATCTGCCGATGAGGGCTTCAATCCGCAGGAAGGGGGAGCAGCATATCCGCCGCAATCTGTATCCGGAGCTGTATGTCTCCCGGTTCCTCCAGATGCACAAATCACTGGCTGCCAAGGCAAGACAGCGCCAGAACTAA
- a CDS encoding TetR/AcrR family transcriptional regulator: MTENWHTHLKNKNRDDLIAAAKELFIRESFLKVNVKDICSLAGISRVTFYKHFQTIDELVFEVQVEILENMTGHITQAPAAGMSGKQMLVSMLNAWIEYAAAYPGYIRFILLFDLHYEAYESASGLKAQYEAFIGREKEQHFLLDTLETGIKDDSLQPDPEPLETAHFIFTSMMALLQKMSMSTGGGEKTNPQEIRIARRFAEMLVEHLST, encoded by the coding sequence ATGACTGAAAACTGGCATACCCATCTCAAAAACAAAAACCGTGATGATCTGATAGCTGCTGCGAAGGAGCTGTTTATCAGGGAAAGCTTTCTCAAAGTAAATGTAAAGGATATCTGCAGTCTTGCGGGAATAAGCCGTGTTACCTTTTACAAGCATTTTCAAACCATCGATGAGCTGGTCTTTGAGGTTCAGGTAGAAATTCTCGAGAATATGACCGGACATATCACACAAGCACCTGCTGCCGGGATGAGCGGCAAACAGATGCTTGTCTCCATGCTGAATGCCTGGATTGAATATGCTGCCGCCTATCCGGGTTACATCCGCTTCATTCTGCTGTTTGATCTGCATTATGAGGCTTATGAATCCGCAAGCGGGCTTAAAGCACAGTATGAGGCGTTTATCGGCCGCGAGAAGGAGCAGCATTTCTTATTGGATACGCTGGAGACCGGAATCAAGGATGATTCATTGCAACCTGACCCGGAGCCGCTGGAGACCGCCCACTTTATCTTCACCTCGATGATGGCCTTACTTCAGAAGATGAGCATGAGCACCGGGGGCGGAGAGAAGACGAATCCGCAGGAAATCCGGATTGCCCGCCGCTTTGCAGAGATGCTGGTTGAGCATTTGAGTACGTAA
- a CDS encoding ABC transporter ATP-binding protein, with product MKKKTHQPGTWSRLLQYCRSHIPVILIAVISASAGTILTLLGPDQLSELTDLITAGIATSIDLDAVASIGFFLIFIYSLSAVLSLGQGLIMSMVTQKVSKSLRKDLSHKMNRLPISYYNNSTTGDILSRVTNDVDTIGQALNQSVGTLVTAIALFVGSMIMMFKTNVIMTFTAIAATIIGFGLMAIIMKKSQKYFQSQQEYLGKINGHVEEVYTGHTVVKAYNGEAQMRGAFDSLNQSLKQSAFKAQFLSGLMMPLMTFIGNLGYVAVCVVGAVLAINGSISFGVIVAFIMYVRFFTQPLAQMAQAAQNLQAASAASKRVFEFLDAGEMDNEEHKQTRLATADGHVTFEHVQFAYEGTDKLVIKDFSAEVHPGQKIAIVGPTGAGKTTLINLLIRFNELTGGEIYIDGTPVSRLTRENIHDLFCMVLQDTWMFEGTVRENLVYNKTGVTDAEIEAACRSVGLHHFIQTLSNGYDTVLNDKVNLSAGQKQQLTIARAMLKDAPMLILDEATSSVDTRTELLIQQAMDQLMEGRTSFVIAHRLSTIKNADVILVLKDGDILESGSHSELLAKNGFYADLYNSQFEQAS from the coding sequence ATGAAAAAGAAAACACACCAGCCGGGCACCTGGAGCCGGCTTCTCCAATATTGCCGGTCACATATTCCCGTCATCCTTATCGCAGTGATAAGCGCATCCGCAGGTACAATTCTTACCCTGCTTGGTCCTGACCAGCTCTCGGAGCTGACCGATCTGATCACTGCCGGCATCGCCACAAGCATTGATCTGGATGCCGTTGCTTCTATCGGATTCTTCCTGATTTTCATTTATTCGCTCAGCGCTGTTCTGTCACTGGGACAAGGACTTATTATGTCAATGGTAACGCAAAAAGTGTCCAAAAGCCTGCGGAAAGACCTGTCGCACAAAATGAATCGTCTGCCGATCTCATACTACAATAATTCTACAACCGGTGACATTCTGTCCCGGGTTACCAACGACGTGGATACCATCGGGCAGGCGCTGAATCAGAGCGTCGGCACGCTGGTTACGGCAATCGCCCTGTTCGTCGGATCAATGATTATGATGTTTAAGACAAACGTAATCATGACTTTCACAGCGATTGCCGCTACCATAATCGGCTTTGGCCTGATGGCAATAATCATGAAGAAATCACAGAAATATTTCCAGAGCCAGCAGGAATATCTCGGGAAAATCAATGGACATGTCGAAGAAGTATATACCGGCCACACCGTTGTAAAAGCGTACAATGGTGAAGCGCAAATGCGCGGAGCCTTCGATTCTCTTAACCAGTCACTGAAGCAAAGTGCTTTCAAAGCGCAGTTTCTGTCCGGACTGATGATGCCGCTGATGACCTTTATCGGAAATCTCGGATATGTGGCTGTCTGTGTCGTCGGTGCTGTTCTGGCGATCAACGGGTCGATCTCCTTCGGCGTTATTGTCGCTTTCATTATGTATGTCCGTTTCTTCACCCAGCCGCTTGCCCAAATGGCCCAGGCTGCACAGAACCTGCAGGCTGCTTCTGCCGCCAGCAAACGCGTATTTGAATTCCTGGATGCCGGGGAAATGGATAATGAGGAGCACAAGCAGACCAGGCTTGCTACCGCTGATGGTCATGTAACCTTTGAGCATGTGCAGTTCGCTTATGAGGGAACAGATAAGCTGGTGATCAAAGACTTCTCTGCCGAGGTACACCCCGGCCAGAAAATTGCGATTGTCGGCCCGACCGGCGCAGGTAAAACCACGCTGATCAATCTGCTGATCCGCTTCAATGAGCTGACCGGCGGGGAAATCTACATCGACGGCACACCGGTCAGCAGGCTGACCAGAGAGAACATTCATGATCTCTTCTGCATGGTCCTACAGGACACCTGGATGTTCGAGGGTACAGTAAGAGAAAATCTCGTCTACAACAAAACAGGCGTAACCGATGCTGAAATTGAAGCGGCCTGCCGTTCCGTCGGCCTGCATCATTTCATTCAGACACTGAGTAACGGCTACGATACCGTCCTTAATGACAAGGTAAATCTCTCTGCCGGCCAGAAACAGCAGCTCACGATCGCCCGGGCGATGCTCAAAGATGCACCAATGCTCATTCTCGATGAGGCAACCAGCTCGGTGGATACGCGGACTGAGCTGCTGATCCAGCAGGCGATGGATCAGCTGATGGAAGGCCGGACCTCCTTCGTAATCGCCCACAGACTTTCGACCATCAAGAATGCCGATGTCATTCTGGTCCTGAAAGACGGCGATATTCTGGAGAGCGGCAGCCACAGTGAATTGCTTGCCAAGAACGGTTTCTACGCGGACCTGTATAACAGCCAGTTTGAACAAGCCTCTTAA
- a CDS encoding HAMP domain-containing sensor histidine kinase — MSKIGSKIGKRLGSRLSLPLLFSFAVFLIFLVTVIVTGLLFYLADVFGLIDEKLVMEGTVVPLLILISCIIIGTAISAISSRKMVRSIRTFIDATDRLAGGDFSMRLQLKSPPEFRILSENFNRMAEELGGIEILRTDFVNNFSHEFKTPIVSIKGFAEMLKYDDLSRQERDEYLDIVIEESARLASLASNVLELSKIETQTILTDKKSFNAGEQLRQCVLLLASKFEKRQLVLNLDFHDYMLEGNKELLNQVWLNLLDNAIKFTPEGGEIVMSMKKRSGRIVFVISDNGPGISPEALPRVFDKFYQQDTSHSTAGNGLGLTIVSKIVHLHGGTITCDSLLSQGTAFTVTLPAPQTQP; from the coding sequence TTGAGCAAAATCGGCAGTAAAATAGGCAAACGTCTGGGCAGCAGGCTCAGCCTGCCGCTTCTCTTCTCCTTTGCGGTCTTCTTAATCTTTCTGGTCACCGTTATTGTGACAGGATTATTGTTTTATCTTGCAGATGTTTTTGGCCTGATTGATGAAAAGCTCGTCATGGAAGGTACTGTTGTTCCCCTGTTGATCCTGATCTCCTGCATTATAATCGGCACGGCCATCTCCGCGATCAGCAGCCGCAAAATGGTCCGATCCATCCGTACCTTTATCGATGCGACAGACCGGCTGGCCGGCGGCGACTTCTCCATGCGGCTGCAGCTCAAGAGCCCGCCGGAGTTCCGGATTCTCTCCGAGAATTTCAACCGGATGGCCGAGGAGCTGGGCGGAATCGAGATCCTGCGCACTGATTTCGTGAACAACTTCTCGCATGAATTCAAGACGCCGATTGTCTCGATCAAGGGATTTGCCGAAATGCTAAAGTACGATGATCTTTCCAGGCAGGAGCGCGATGAATACCTGGATATTGTGATTGAAGAATCCGCCAGGCTGGCATCACTTGCGTCGAACGTGCTGGAGCTGTCCAAGATCGAGACCCAGACCATCCTCACCGACAAAAAAAGCTTCAACGCCGGAGAGCAGCTCCGCCAGTGTGTGCTGCTGCTTGCTTCAAAATTCGAAAAAAGGCAGCTCGTCCTGAACCTTGACTTTCATGACTATATGCTGGAAGGCAACAAAGAGCTGCTGAATCAGGTCTGGCTGAACCTGCTTGATAATGCCATCAAGTTCACGCCTGAGGGCGGGGAAATCGTGATGAGCATGAAGAAGCGCAGCGGCAGAATCGTTTTTGTCATCAGTGATAACGGGCCAGGTATTTCCCCTGAGGCGCTGCCAAGGGTGTTCGATAAATTTTATCAGCAGGATACCTCCCACTCCACTGCAGGCAACGGGCTCGGCTTAACGATTGTGAGCAAAATTGTTCACCTGCACGGCGGCACGATTACCTGCGACAGCCTTTTGTCACAGGGAACGGCATTTACCGTTACCCTTCCTGCCCCACAAACCCAGCCCTGA